The genome window TTTTCGTTACCGGCCGTTCCGGCCGTCTGTCGAAAAACGTGGTTTCAATCCCTGTGCGCAAGGTGGATTCACGCTGCATGCCGATCCACCGTTGTGCTTCTTTGCCGTTGCGAAACACCGCCAGGGTGGGCAACGCATGGATACCGAACCGCTGGGCGAGTTGCTCGTGTTGATCCACGTTGACGCTGACCATCACCACCTTTCCCGCGAATCGGCTTTCGAGTCGCTCGATGATTGGTTCCTGCAGGTGACAGGCCGCGCACCATGGCGACGTGAAGAAGACCAAGACGGCACCCTTGTGCATCGCGTTTTCGAATTCTTCGCTCGACGAAATGGTCCACATGATCAGCGGCGTGGCCTCCGCGGGATTCGCCTCGTTTCTCCTTAGCCTTGAGGTATACAAAGACCGTGCCGAGGGGTTGAACGAGAGGCGCGGCAGACTTCGTTCATAAAAGCTGTTGTTTTAGTGGAGAAATTTCATGAACCGGTGTCAGCTTGACAGTGACCGGGGTAACGAATTACGCTCAGCAGGCGTTACGGTAACGTTACGGTAACGTTCTCGTAACGCAGGGAGACAACCGTGGCACAAACACCACAAGACCCGCAAACCCCTGATTTCGCGGAACTTCTCTTGGATTCGATGGCTGATGGTGTCTTCACCCTCGACAAACAGGGGCACATCACCCGCTGGAACCCCGCTATGGAGAGAATCTCCGGTTACGCCGAAAACGAGGCGCTTGGGAAACCGTGCACCATCTTGTCGTTCAACCGCTGCCTCGGCCAGAACTGCCCTGCCGGTTTCGCTGAATGTGGAATCCTCGACCACGGCAACTTCGACGGGAAAGAATGCTTTTTGCGGCACAAAGACGGACACGATGTCTCGGTCCTCAAAAGTGCGCGGTTGTTGCTCGACAGAAACGGCACGGTGACCGGTGTGGTCGAAACCGTGACCGATCTGGCCGATTTGTACGCGGCGCGGCGCGAGCTCGAACAAGCCTCTCGCCGGTTGAAAGAGATGCACAGCTTCGACAACATCATCGGCAAAAGCAGCGCGATGGGCGATTTCTTCACCGCATTGGAAGCCGCCGCCGCCAGCGAGGCCACCGTGTTGATCCAGGGCGAAAGCGGCACGGGCAAAGAACTGGCCGCCATTGCGCTTCACTTCAACGGGTCGCGGTCGGAAATGCCCTTTGTCCCGGTCAATTGTTCGGCATTGTCTGAGTCACTGCTGGAAAGCGAGTTGTTCGGACACATCCAGGGAGCGTTCACCGGCGCCATTCGCGACCGTATCGGCCGCGTCGAACAAGCCGATGGCGGCACGCTGTTTTTGGACGAAGTGGGCGAGATCAGCCCGCTGATCCAACTCAAACTGCTGCGGGTTCTCCAAGAGCGCGAAATCGAGCGCGTCGGCGAATCCAAAAAGCGGAAAATCGACATCAGAATCATCGCAGCCTCCAACAAGGACCTTTTTCACTTGGTCGAGATCGGGAAGTTTCGGCAGGATCTGTTCTACCGGCTCAAGGTGTTTCCGATCACGCTGCCGCCGTTGCGCAAACGCAAAGAGGACCTGCAACTGTTGATCAGCCATTTCATTGCGCGCCAAAACGAAAAGACCGGCCGGCAGGTCACCGACGTCACGCCGGCGGCGATGCGCATCCTTTTCGACTACCCCTGGCCGGGCAACGTACGGGAGTTGGAAAACGCCATTGAACACGCGTTTGTGTTGGTGGACGACCACTACATCGACGTGTTTGACCTGCCGGTCGAGTTACGGCAATTCGAGTACCGCCCGGGCGTCGCCGCGCGCGCGCTACCGCCTTCTTCACCGCTTTCGCGAAAGCAGTTGACGCGGCAGGAATTGGTGCGGCTGCTGGAAGAGGCGTGGTGGAACAAGGCCGAAGTCGCGCGCCGGTTGGGCGTGAGCCGCACCGCCGTGTGGAAGTACATGAAAAAGTGGGATATCCCTTTAAAAAAGCCGGGCGATTGTTAGTAGCGCCCTGACTCGCCCCCAGTGACTCGCTCGGCGATAGCCGCTTCGACTGGGATGGCTAGGCCCGAAGTTTCGTTTCAAAATGCAGCGTCCCAAGCGGGAGGTGAAGATGCGGCCCAGCGCGCCCAATCGGGGCTGGCAAATCGACATGACCAGCTTCGCATTGGCTGCAGGCGAACTTCGAGAAGTGGCTGATCGAACCAAAGGCGGGAGTCTTCGTGGGGGTGAACCGGTGGTCGATTTGGAGGCTTTTCGCAAACAAGTACAAACGAAAAAGCCGGTAAATCCAACGACTTACTGGCCTCTAACTAGAACAGGGTGGACGGGACTCGAAGGCGTCCGGTAACAACCCGCTAACCATACGACATGACGGTACTTTTCCAATCTTCTTCACCCGTTGCACGAGGATCCAGAACGCCGGATAGTTCCGGTAATTTCCTTTCATTTCCCGCTACGGCCCATCATTTTGGGCACGGTTTGGGCACGCTACTTGGTCACGAATCGCTTGACCCGTATTTCTCTCCGTTGCGATGCGTTCTCCCCGGAAAACTCACATGCACAATGGACCGGAAGGTGGGAGCAGAGCATGATACCGTAACCGGGGGCGGTCAGCCGGGACAGGCGAAACAAAAACGCACCATTTACGCCAATAAATGGCGAATTGACATCCGAGCGCGAATCGGATAACTTAGCCGCGCTTAATTTCGTAATTACGTAATCTTGTAAATATCGGGTTTTTCATGAAAAAGATTTCCGAGCTTCATGCGAACATCTGCCAGGTCTTCGCCAATCCGGTGCGGATCGAGATCGTCGAAGCTCTGATCGAGAGGGAGCACACGACCAAGGAATTGGCCGAGATCATCGGCGCCAGCGCCGTGAACATCTCGCAGCACATTTCTTTGATGCGCAACCGCAACATGGTGGTCAGCACACGGTCGGGCCATTTCGTTTATCACCGGCTGACCGCAGACGAGATCAGACAAGTTTTTTCGATCGTTCGCGGTTTTTTGATTTCAACATTGGAAAAATCCGGTCGCCTCGCCCAAGAGCTCCGCTGACCGACCCATGATTCCGATAGGAGGTCATTCAATGAAACGACACAGCGCAAGATTTGCCGTTTTCTTCATCGCTTTTTTCGTCTTTTTGCCGATGACGTTTTTTTCGGCGGTGTCGGCGCCGGCGGCCGAAGAACCAGTGGATCAATGCGTCAAGTGCCACACGAGTTCCCGCACACTGATCAAGATCGCGCGCGAGATTCGCAAGGCCTGCCCCGAACCGGCGAAGTCAACCGAATCCAAAGGAGAGGGGTGAGGTGGAGAGCTGGCTCCGTTGGAGCTACACGAAAAGATCTTTGTCGATTCCGAGTTTCTTGATACCACCCACGGCGAGATCGGTTGCGCCCAGTGCCACGGCGGCGACAACACCCTCGCCGATTGGCGCAAAGCTCACCGCGGTGTGCATCGCGATCCCTCCGCCAGCCGCCTCGCAGAAGCCTGCGGCGAGTGTCACGAAGATGAGGCCAAAACCAGCCACGACAGTCTCCATTTCTCGCTGCGTCCGTTTTTCAACAAGGTGATGGCCCGCACCGACCCGACCGACTCGACGACGATCCACGGTGTCATGGCAGGTTTCACCAACCACTGCACACAATGCCACGCCAGTTGCGGGCAGTGCCACATTAGTCGCCCCGACGCTTTGGGTGGCGGTTTTTTGGAAGCACACCTCTTCCAGAAAAAGCCCCCGCAAAGCCAAACATGCACCGCCTGTCACGGCTCTCGCCTGCAAAAAGAATACGAGGGCAAAAACGAAGGCATCCCGGCCGACGTCCACAAGAAGAAGAAGTGGATGAAATGCTCCAAGTGCCACACTGGTGACGAAATGCACGCGGCGACAGAACACGGCCGCGACCGCCATGACGCCTCCCACGCCGCCAGTTGTCTGGACTGCCATGAGGACGTCGTCTCTCCCGACAACGCGGTGGAAATGCACCAGGTGCACGGCCGGAATTTGCAGTGCCAGGTCTGCCATAGCCTGCCGTACAAGAACTGCGCCGGTTGCCATGTTGGCAAAGACAAGCACGGCCTGACGTATTTCAAGCTAGATAAAACGTGGATGGCCTTCAAAATCGGCAAAAACACGCGGATCAGCCCGCGGCGGCCGTATCGTTTCGCGGTCGTGCGCCACGTGCCGGTCTCGCCGGAATTGTTCGACTACTATGTCAAAAACGGCCTGACGAATTTCGACGCGGCGCCGACCTGGAAACTGGCCGCGCCGCACACCATCCAGAGAAACACGCCGCAAGCGGCAAGCTGCGATGCCTGTCATGGTCATCCAGAGTTGTTCTTGCGCTCGGAGGATGTTGACCCCGAGCTACGCAAGGCCAACAAGAAAGTCATCTTGAGCGATGACGAGGTGCCCGCACGTCAAGAATAGAACCGTAACCGACGAAACCCCTTTCCAACCGAAGGAGTAGAGAGCATGAACCGATTCCTGAAAACCACGTTGTTGCTTGCCGTATTCGTTGGATTCGCGATGGCCAGTATTGTCCACGCCGAAGAGGCTGCCAAGGTCTACACAGCCGACGAGCTCGCCGCCGAGGCAAAGGCCCTGACGAACTGCATGGAAGTCGCCGCGACCAAGGCCGCCGTCGACGCCGGCAAGTTCGCTGTGATTCTCGATGTGCGCGAGGCCAAAGAATTCAAGGCGGGGCACATTCCCGGTGCGATCAACATTCCGCGCGGCGTGCTCGAGTTCAAGATCGCTGACAAAATCGCCGACACCGCCACGCCGATCCTTGTGTACTGCAAAAAGGGTGGCCGGGGCTGCCTGTGTTGCGTGCAACTCATGAAAATGGGTTACTCCGCCGTCACCAACCTGGACGGCGGTTGGGAAGCATGGGAAAAGGCGGAATATCCCGTCGAATAGTCCAATCCAGGTTTGACGGCTCGACCGCAAAGTTGTGCCGGACCGGTAGCGAAAGACAGCGGCGCTTGGGAACAAGTCTCAGGCGCCGTTTTTATTGCCTGTCCCTCGCCAAAGCTCGTCCGTTAATGAAATCAACAAGTTGTGGCCACGCCGAAATCTCCCTATTCTGTCGGGATGAAGACGCGAAACCAGCGACCGTCAATATCATGATTTCGAGCAAGATTTTCTTGCCAAAAGCATTTCAAGGCAATCACGAAAAAACAAGTGAAATCAACATGGACGAAATTTTCGGAACCCACGAGGTCAATTTTGCATTCATATTGACAGCGTAGCCCGCTTCAGACACACTCGCAACGTATTGATTTCATTGACGGATGAGTTTTGGCGAGGGACAGGTTCGCCGGGTAAACAAATATTCGACCGCCTTCGAGGTTGTCACCCTTGATGATCACGCCGTCGGCAATGCGTCCCTGGTGCGTGGGAGAGTCGCCGATGATGTATTCGATGGTTGGGCCCGTTCCCATGCTATCGTCGTCGTCGTCGGAATCGTCATCATCGGCGTTATGACTGGCGTCGTCATCGCCTGCGCTGCCTTCCTCGCCACAACCCACGATGACGGAAAATCCGAACAACAGCCCAAAAACCACTGCCGCCAACATCAGAAAACGAACGGTTTGCATTTTACCCCCCCCCTTAGTATTGCGAGCTTTGCCAGTATGGAAGTTAAATCGTCCTATGCGATACACCCCCACTTTAAAAAAGTAAAGCAATCCTCGTCAAGCTGATTTTTCACTTTCCTTTATTGCCCTGCCGCATCCTGAAGCAGCAGGGCAAGATCAACAGGATGCTCTTAATTCGCTTCACTTATTTCTCCACCATACCCAATTTCGGGCCGGATCGATTTTTCGAGAACTACGTCCTTTCGCATGGACTACTAATTCGCAGTTAAACAGAGTGCCTGTACATATATCGTATTCGAAGACGAGTAACGATTGTAAAACGTACATCGGCAATTCTCACCGGCGTACTTAGGACGGACACTACCTAGATGAACCCATTTCGATGAATTAGACCAGCATTTGCACCCCACCACACTATCTCCAGAATTACATGCTGGGGATTGCACTGCTGACCAGTCGTCGGGCGAAACGGAAGCCAATACCTCACTGGTCAAGTATGTGGAGAAAGATGAGCTCGGACCACTCGGGCCTTGGGGACCAGTTGCACCGGCAGAACCTTGAGGACCAGAAGGACCACGCGATCCTGTTGGGCCACTTGGGCCTTGAGGACCGGATGCGCCATCATCGCCCTGGGGACCACTAGGACCAGGCTCACCTTGAAGCAAATTGGCGTCGGCTTTATCAGATTCGTCACCGTTCGGAGACACGATGTAGAACTTCAGGTCGTCATAGCCCTGGTCGAAGTACCATTCCTCAACATCCCAATTCTCTGTAATAAGCAATGCTTCGATTTGTTTGTCAGTCGAATTCGCTTCAACAACCGGCAACTCCATTTCAAGTTCGGGATGGTTCGCCGGAAAAACGAAGACCCGACCGTTTTGGAGGTTCTCTCCTTTGATGATCACGCCATCAGCAATTCGCCCTTGGTGGGTGGGCGAATTTCCGATGATGAATTCGATGATCGGCACGATTGCACCGCTGTCATCATCGTCGCCCGGATTGATCGAATCGTCATCGCCGTCGTTGTTGCCCGTGTCGTCGTCGTTGTTGTCGTCATCACCTGCGTTGCCGCCATCATCGCCGCCGCCATCTGCACACCCGACGACGAAAGGTACCGCGCCAAAAAGAATAACGATCAACAGCCAAAAAAACCACCTGTTTGCCATCTGCTCCCCCTTTCAAGTGTTAAATCGATTTCGCCATAAACTCCATCTATTCAACACCAATAAGTGTCCTGTTTTGAAAATCTGCGCCGACAATAGATAGGTTGTGAGCACGAGTAACAAAGACCGATTTGTTTGTCAATCGAGAAATGAAACTACCTTTATTGGACCTGGGATGCCGGAAAAATACCCGGGGAAACTCGCATGCACGACGAACCTAAAACTGGGAGCGGACCAGCCTGTCCCTCGCCAAAACTCGTCCGTTAATGAAATCAACATGGACGAAATTTTCGGAACCCACGGCCCTATTTTGGCCTGGTCATTCTCAATAAGGACAATTCAGCCATCTGGACGCCTGCGTTGACATGCTCGTTTTATGACCGTCGGCTTGCAAAACTGTAATCAGATTTCCCTTGCCGATAAAAAGCCCGGAGTGCTAAACTTCTGGTTCAAACTCGTTCTTGGAGAAAAGCCATGAATATTCGGTGGGCGATCTTGCTCGTGGTCCTTGCTTTGTTGGTCGGGTTCCTGTTCGTTGTGGCCTGTGGCGACGATGATGATGATTCAGGGGATGATGATGACGATAGCGGCGATGATGACGATGATGATTCAGGGGATGATGATGACGATAGCGGCGATGATGACGATGATGATTCAGGGGATGATGATGACGACACGGATATCAGCTGGAAAGTGGAAACGATCGATAACGACAGCGGCTATCTTGCCTCGATCGATTGTGACAGCCAGGGCGCTGTTCACGTTGCCTTTTACGACAGCGACTATGAAGGCTTGATGTACGCCAACAACAAAACCAAGACCTGGCAAAAAGAAAAAGTAGCAGACCTCGACTTAACCAGTATGGACATATTATATAAGCCCGTCATTCAGTTAGACACCGACGGCCATGTTCACATCGTCTAC of Candidatus Lernaella stagnicola contains these proteins:
- a CDS encoding rhodanese-like domain-containing protein; the protein is MNRFLKTTLLLAVFVGFAMASIVHAEEAAKVYTADELAAEAKALTNCMEVAATKAAVDAGKFAVILDVREAKEFKAGHIPGAINIPRGVLEFKIADKIADTATPILVYCKKGGRGCLCCVQLMKMGYSAVTNLDGGWEAWEKAEYPVE
- a CDS encoding thioredoxin family protein, which codes for MWTISSSEEFENAMHKGAVLVFFTSPWCAACHLQEPIIERLESRFAGKVVMVSVNVDQHEQLAQRFGIHALPTLAVFRNGKEAQRWIGMQRESTLRTGIETTFFDRRPERPVTKTNN
- a CDS encoding sigma 54-interacting transcriptional regulator, translated to MAQTPQDPQTPDFAELLLDSMADGVFTLDKQGHITRWNPAMERISGYAENEALGKPCTILSFNRCLGQNCPAGFAECGILDHGNFDGKECFLRHKDGHDVSVLKSARLLLDRNGTVTGVVETVTDLADLYAARRELEQASRRLKEMHSFDNIIGKSSAMGDFFTALEAAAASEATVLIQGESGTGKELAAIALHFNGSRSEMPFVPVNCSALSESLLESELFGHIQGAFTGAIRDRIGRVEQADGGTLFLDEVGEISPLIQLKLLRVLQEREIERVGESKKRKIDIRIIAASNKDLFHLVEIGKFRQDLFYRLKVFPITLPPLRKRKEDLQLLISHFIARQNEKTGRQVTDVTPAAMRILFDYPWPGNVRELENAIEHAFVLVDDHYIDVFDLPVELRQFEYRPGVAARALPPSSPLSRKQLTRQELVRLLEEAWWNKAEVARRLGVSRTAVWKYMKKWDIPLKKPGDC
- a CDS encoding metalloregulator ArsR/SmtB family transcription factor produces the protein MKKISELHANICQVFANPVRIEIVEALIEREHTTKELAEIIGASAVNISQHISLMRNRNMVVSTRSGHFVYHRLTADEIRQVFSIVRGFLISTLEKSGRLAQELR
- a CDS encoding collagen-like protein — translated: MANRWFFWLLIVILFGAVPFVVGCADGGGDDGGNAGDDDNNDDDTGNNDGDDDSINPGDDDDSGAIVPIIEFIIGNSPTHQGRIADGVIIKGENLQNGRVFVFPANHPELEMELPVVEANSTDKQIEALLITENWDVEEWYFDQGYDDLKFYIVSPNGDESDKADANLLQGEPGPSGPQGDDGASGPQGPSGPTGSRGPSGPQGSAGATGPQGPSGPSSSFSTYLTSEVLASVSPDDWSAVQSPACNSGDSVVGCKCWSNSSKWVHLGSVRPKYAGENCRCTFYNRYSSSNTIYVQALCLTAN